TTTTTTCCGTAATACCGGGATAGACTCCCAGCCAGAAAGTATTGTTCATAATCAGGTCCGTATTCTTTAGACTTCCGACAACTCTGTAGCCTTTTCCGCTCTTTCTCATATCATCAAAACACGGGTGTTTTAAAATGTTACCCGCAAAAAGCATTCTTGTTTGGATCTTTTCGCTCTCAATGAAATTCACTATTTTTTCTCTTGTAAAACGCGAGCCTTCTCTTACTGTAAGTAAAAAACCGAACCAACTCGGGTCTGAATTCTCCGTAGCTTCAGGTAATATAAAAACATCATCAAGCCCTTTCAATATCTCAGAATAAGTGCCAAAGTTTCTTTTTCTGGCAGCAGTAAAACCATCCAATTTTTCCAGCTGAGCGCATCCGATCGCAGCTTGCAGATCTGTTGCCTTTAAATTATAACCAAAATGAGAGTAGATATATTTATGGTCATATCCATACGGGAGTTCGCCCAATTGCCATTTAAACCTTTTATTACATACATTATCCTTGCCTGACGGACACCAACAATCTTTTCCCCAATCCCTGAAGGATTCAATTAATCTTTTCAAAATAATATCACCGGTATAGACAGCTCCGCCTTCTCCCATTGTCATATGATGGGGAGGATAAAAACTTGAAGTTCCAATATCCCCGAATGTCCCGGTATGCTGCCATTTCCCGTTTAACTTATATCTTGATCCCAAAGAATCACAATTATCTTCTATTAGCCAAAGATCATGTTTAGCGCAAAATTTCTTTACTTTTTCAATATTAAAAGGATTTCCGAGAGTGTGGGCCAGCATTACTGCTTTTGTCTTTGAACTTTTCGCGTTTTCAAGCTGGGAACAATCAATATTGTACGTCGGGAGTGTAACATCCACAAAAACAGGAACAGCGCCATATTGAATTATAGGTGTGACCGTTGTGGGAAAACCCGCCGCGACTGTTATTACTTCATCCCCCGGCCGTATCATCCTTTCTTTTAATTTTGGAGAAGTTAAAGCCATAAAAGCCAGCAAATTAGCGGAGGATCCCGAATTGACCAAAGAACAATATTTTATCTTTAAGTACTCCGAAAGTTTCCCCTCAAACTCCAGGGAATATTTTCCTGTAGTCAACCAAAAATCCAGTGAAGCATCAATCAGGTTAGTAATCTCCTTTTTATTAAATATTCTTCCCCCGTAAGGAATCCTATCTCCCGGCTTAAACGCTCTTTTCGAATGAAACGACTTAAAGTGTTCGCCTACAAGTTTCATTATACTCTTTCGTAATGCTTTCTCATCCATCTTTGCCATAATCCCCTCTCTATTTGAAGTTTGGATGGTTTGATGTTTAGATGTTTGGCAAAAACAACAAACAATCCTAAATGCATCATCACTTAACTAACCATCCGATCTTCGAACCTTCTAATCATCAGCCTTTCAGCAAACCCTATAACCTTCCAACTCTCCGACCTTCGAAATCTCGTATCTGCCTCTCCGAGATTTCCCTTACATCTATTCCCGCTTCATAAGCTTTCGTCCACTCCACCACTCTCGAAATAGCTTCATTAATATCCCATTTCGGATACCAGCCAAGTTGTTTTTTTGCTTTTGAGTTGTCTAATTTTAAAAAATGAGCTTCATGAGGATGTTTACCTTTTTGAATAGAACATGACTTTGACGAACCCCATAACTCGCAGAATCTTTCTGCTATCCACCCTACAGATTTGCAGTCTTTTAAATCCGGACCAATGTTCCAAGCCCCTGCATATTTGGGACCGTTGTTGTAAAGCCTCTCGCAAATCATCAGATAACCGTTAAGAGGGTCCAGTACATGCTGCCAAGGACGTGTTGCACCCGGATTTCTTATCTCTATCTTCCCATCGGATAAAACCGCCCTGACAAAATCCGGAACAAGCCTATCAGAAGCCCAATCCCCGCCGCCAATAACATTCCCTGCACGCGCTGTGGCAACTGCTACTCCATGATTATTAAATTCTAAAGGATTAAAAAAAGAAGATCTATAAGCTGCCGTGACAATCTCCGAACACGCTTTACTGCTTGAATAAGGATCATACCCCCCAAGAGGCTCTCCCTCTTTAAAACTCTTTCCGAGCTCTCTATTTTC
This genomic stretch from Candidatus Firestonebacteria bacterium RIFOXYD2_FULL_39_29 harbors:
- a CDS encoding CDP-glucose 4,6-dehydratase; its protein translation is MTEHPSIRASAHQRFWKNRRVFLSGHTGFKGSWLTLWLIKMGAKVTGYALKPPTTPSLFELLKLKKDMNSVIADIRDLERVKREIKNANPDIVIHMAAQPIVRESYRIPVETYETNVMGTVNVLEAVRSCKNVRVFINVTTDKVYENRELGKSFKEGEPLGGYDPYSSSKACSEIVTAAYRSSFFNPLEFNNHGVAVATARAGNVIGGGDWASDRLVPDFVRAVLSDGKIEIRNPGATRPWQHVLDPLNGYLMICERLYNNGPKYAGAWNIGPDLKDCKSVGWIAERFCELWGSSKSCSIQKGKHPHEAHFLKLDNSKAKKQLGWYPKWDINEAISRVVEWTKAYEAGIDVREISERQIRDFEGRRVGRL
- a CDS encoding lipopolysaccharide biosynthesis protein RfbH — its product is MAKMDEKALRKSIMKLVGEHFKSFHSKRAFKPGDRIPYGGRIFNKKEITNLIDASLDFWLTTGKYSLEFEGKLSEYLKIKYCSLVNSGSSANLLAFMALTSPKLKERMIRPGDEVITVAAGFPTTVTPIIQYGAVPVFVDVTLPTYNIDCSQLENAKSSKTKAVMLAHTLGNPFNIEKVKKFCAKHDLWLIEDNCDSLGSRYKLNGKWQHTGTFGDIGTSSFYPPHHMTMGEGGAVYTGDIILKRLIESFRDWGKDCWCPSGKDNVCNKRFKWQLGELPYGYDHKYIYSHFGYNLKATDLQAAIGCAQLEKLDGFTAARKRNFGTYSEILKGLDDVFILPEATENSDPSWFGFLLTVREGSRFTREKIVNFIESEKIQTRMLFAGNILKHPCFDDMRKSGKGYRVVGSLKNTDLIMNNTFWLGVYPGITEKMAVYIANKIKDFIRKR